The Tripterygium wilfordii isolate XIE 37 chromosome 21, ASM1340144v1, whole genome shotgun sequence genome segment GATGTGCGGGGTTTGCGTAACAAGCCTGAATCTTCCAACATGGTCCCTGGGCGTCACAACCATTCAGGCAAGGCCGTAGATAAGCCTTCCGAAGGTACCGGACTGAGGTGTTATAAGTGCAATGGGAGAGGGCATTATGCAGTTTTGTGTCCTACCAAAAACCAGAAGGTTGCCTTGGTCTGCGGTAATGATTTACCCGATCTAACCCCTGACATGACAGAGGAGACCCTCCTCCAGGATCCAGCTTATGAAGAGGAGGAGTTAGAAGCATCTACATTGCCCAATTGTGTCATTAGGAGGATTCTCACGGGCCAAGCACGAACCGCCAATTCAGATGAGCACTGGCTACGCACAAGTATTTTTCATACTCGGGTTGAATTTGGTACAGGAGTTCTAGATGTCATTATTGATAGTGGGAATGGAATGAATGTGGTGGCTGAAGATCTTGTGAACCGGATGAGACTTAAAATGACTAAGCATCCGATGCCCTATCGTGTTAGTTGGGTGAATGATACGTCGATACCCGTCAAGCTCCAATGtttactctctttttctctGGGTCGGTATAAAGATTCAGTGTGCTGTGATGTTCTCCTGATGACAGCTTGTCAACTTCTCCTTGGCCGCCCTTGGCTCTATGATCACGATGTATCATACCAAGGGAGAGCTAACACGTATTCCTTCATTGATAAGGGACGCCGCATCACTCTCAAACCTATGAGACCAGATAGCCTTAAAATTCCCAGCAATCCTATCTCATGTCCTCCTAAAGAGCCTTGTCCTACTAAACCACAAGTCCTTACTATGACCCAATTTGATGAAGCATGTCAAGAAACTCAGTTGTGCCTCTTTGTGTTGGTCCAACCAGCCCAATCCAAAAACACCATTGACTTACCCCTGGACCCAGAACTATCCCAGCTTCTAAAAGAGCACGCTCACATTATGCCCGAGGACCTACCTGATCACCTACCTCCCATGCGTTCTATCCAACATGCCATTGACCTTATCCCTGGATCCAGCTTACCCAACCTTCCCTCATACAGGATGAATCCTAAGGAACATGATGAATTACGACGGCAAGTGGAAGGTCTCCTGTCCAAAGGTTTTATTAGGGAAAGTACCAGCCCTTGTGCCGTGCCCGCGCTCCTCACTCCCAAGAAAGATGGCACGTGGCGCATGTGTGTGGATAGTCGGGCAATCAACAAGCTCACTATCAAATATCGGTTTCCTATTCCTCGTATTGATGATCTCACGGACCAGCTATGTGGCGCACAAGTGTTTTCCAAGATTGACCTTAAAAGTCGCTATCATCAAGTCCGAATTCGACCCGGGGATGAGTGGAAAACCGCGTTTAAAACCCGAGATGGCCTATATGAGTGGCTTGTTATGCCGTTTGGGCTTTCCAACGCCCCAAGCACCTTTATGCGGTTGATGACTCACGCTTTCCGTCCGCATATTGGGAAGTTCGTTGTTATTTATTTCGATGATATTCTTGTATTTAGCAAGTCCCCTTCTGATCATATTTCCCACCTGCGGgtagtttttcaagttttgcaggCTGAACAACTTTTTGTCAATCGACAAAAGTGTCTATTCCTTCAGTCACAAGTCACTTTCTTGGGGTTTGTTATTTCAGATCGGGGTATTGAAGCAGATCCAGATAAAATCCGGGCAATTGTGGAGTGGCCTACCCCTACCAGTACACATGACGTCCGCAGTTTTCATGGGTTGGCCACCTTTTATAGGAGGTTTATTCGTGGATTCAGTGCGATAGTGGCACCTCTCACTGAGTGCCTCAAGTTGTCTACATTTCAGTGGTCTGATGCTACCAATACAGCCTTTCTGGACATCAAGACTCTCATGACTCACACACCGATCCTTCGGATGCCCAACTTTGAGCTGGTTTTTGAAATCTGTTGTGATGCCTCTCACATTGGTATTGGTGGAGTTCTTAGCCAGGAAGGGCACCCAATTGCCTTCTTCAGTGAGAAGCTGAATGAGTGCCGCAAGCGCTATTCGACTTATGATATTGAACTTTATGCTTTAGTCCAGACAGTCAAACATTGGAAGCATTACTTGGTGTATCGAGAATTCATCCTCTTCACCGACCTTGATTCGCTGAGACATATACAGTCACAACAGAAATTGAATGCACGCCATGCTCGGTGGTTCAACTTTTTGCAACAATTCAATTTTGTGATTAAACATAAAGCAGGAAAAGACAATCGCGTCGCCGATGCTCTCAGCCGACGTAATCACCTCCTGGTCGCTTTTGAGGCCACAATCACTGGTTTTGAGCAGTTTCCTCACCAGTACGCTACGGATGTTGATTTTGCAGAAGTCTGGACGTCTATAACAAGCGGTGATCAATCCACGGTTGGTAACTATATCATTCAGAATGGCTTCTTGTTTCGTGATTTACGTTTGTGTGTTCCCTCGGGATCCATTCGTGAATTTTTGATTCTTGAACTTCATGAGGGGGGATTAGCCGGTCATTTTGGCATCGACAAAACCCTGTCCTTGGTCGAAGATAGGTTCTTTTGGCCTCACCTACGACGGGACGTCACTAAAGTGGTGAAACAGTGTCGAGTTTGTCAAATTAACAAAGGTGGCAAGCATAATACTGGTCTTTACAATCCTCTCCCCGTCCCCGACCACCCATGGGAACACTTAAGTCTTGATTTTATATTGGGGTTACCCAAGACAGCGGCTGGTCATGATTCTGTTATGGTGGTTGTTGACCGATTTTCCAAGATGGCCCACTTCGTCGCGTGTAGTCGCACACATGATGCCTCTCGTATTGCCTCCCTATTCTTACGTGATGTTGTGCGTCTCCACGGTCTTCCTCTCAGTTTAGTGTCGGATAGAGATAGCAAATTTGTGAGCTATTTTTGGAAGACATTATGGATCAAGTTGGGTACGAAACTCAAGTATTCTAGCGCCTTTCATCCCCAAATAGACGGCCAAACCGAGGTGGTGAATCGCAGTTTGGGTAATCTTCTACGCTGTTTGGTTAATGAGCAGGGTAGCTCATGGGATGTTGTTCTCCCTATTGCTGAATTTGCTTTCAACAGTTCTTGCAATCGCACTATTGGTTGTTCTCCTTTTGAGGCTACTTATGGCATCCAACCAAAGGCCCCCATAGATCTGCATGAATTACCTAGTAAACTTCGACCAAGTGAACTAGCTCTGGAACTGGCAGATCACCTTCGGTCTGTACACGCTGACATCAAGCGGCGAATCATTCTCAGTAATGATAGTTATAAACAGCAAGCTGATGCCCACCGTCGCCATGTCGAGTTTCAAGATGGGGATTGGGTCCTTATTTGACTTCGCGCGGAACGTTTTCCTCAGGGTACGTATCATAAACTTCATGCCCGTAAAGCCGGTCCTTACCAAATCAAGCAACGGCTGGGTCCCAATGCTTATCTTGTGGAATTACCTGGCACCTTGAAGATTAGTCCCATCTTCAATGTCGAAGACCTTACTTTGTCCAGTCCTCCAGTTGATGACAGTTTGCCCACACCCTATCTTCCTTCTGCCTCCCCAGTTGAGGATGCACCAGCTAGCATTCTGGATCACCAGTTCGTCTCGACGCGACGTGGTGGTTATGATAAGTTCCTCGTTGCGTGGCATGATAAACCTTTCTCTGAAGCCGTGTGGATGACAGCCACCCAAATCCAGTCAACCTATCCCGGCCTCCTGGAGCGCTATGTAAACCAGTCATCACCAGAGTTGATTCCTTCAAGTGGGGAGGGAATTGGTGCAAGTCCTAACAATACTCCAAGCAGGCCCAATGGGCCCGACAACACAGCCCACTCTCCTTAGTCATCGTATAAGGTTAGGGTCAGGTGGGGGGAAGGATACTTTTGGTGATCTAAGAACTTAATCCTTctgttttcttaatttcctaGTAGAGAGAGTGATTCTCCTGTTTATCCTATTATTCGAGAGTGAGTCTCGTTGTTCAGAGAGTGATTCTCAGTGTTTCCTTGTTCTATTGAGGTTTACGACCCTGTTGATTGTAATCCTTGTGTATTGGATAATTTCTATAACGTGCTATCAGGGAAACGAAGCTTTAGTTCCTGTTCTTGTTTGAGATCTGCACTTGATTTACATCAACTCTGCATTTGGCCGATGAGAATGGAGAAAAGGCCATGGAAGAGAGTTCATGTTTATCCAATTCGAAATTCAACGTGTCAAACGTGATGCATGATTTGTTGACTGGTCGTCAACATTCATGCATTTCAAATGTTATGAAAAGTTTGAAAGAGTACAGTCCCGACGgtagtactatatatatatatatatatatatatatatatatatatatatattatcaatctATGTGTGTTTTATTATAGAGGTGCATGAACTGAGACTTTCAAACCACAATGTGACGTAATTCTGTAGGGCAAAGAATGTAGCCTCTCCAAACGGCACAAATTTTATCTTTCACTCAAAGACAAGTACTAAATGGCCTTACGGACACAATACAATCAATTATTGTTAGTATATacgtatttatatatatatatattatgctgTCTAATCTgaaatctatatatatttatatatagatattatgCTGTCTAATCTGAAATCTTTCAATGATACTGTCTTAAAATGGCATATATTAAGGAACACTAATAGCAACTGTAATGGGTAATTGTGGACATGTAGTTGCAAGATTTGACCAtctaagagcatgtccaatgggttatttaaaataagtaaaatctTATTTTAGATAATACTTTCTCATTTTTTACCTTTCAGGGTTACCTAAATTCTTACCTAATTTTATAATTCATTTTCGAGTAACTCAAAGGGTATGACTCATGTTATCTAtatcaatttgaattttttttttgatttctctctcttgtaactctctctctcccttttactttttatgtttctctctcttgcatctttccctctctcttactttttttttttttgaggaaccctctctcttactttaaaataattaaatgttGGGTATGATATGAAAATGGGGTATATGATTGGAAGGGTGTTAGGAAACTGGTAACCTAAAATtgttttttacttaaaataagGGAAATTGTGTTTCCAAAAATGAGTAATGGGTTGGACTTGCTCAAGAAAGGAaactaaagaaagaaaaaatgactTATGAGAACCATTAATGTTCTGGCTAATTGTGGACAGTTCCCTATATAATTAAACCACtaatcaaaaatattttctatatttattaatttctaTGCTCCTTGAGATTTATCAAAaagttttttcctttttaaaagttggaaaataaaaataaaggataGGTTAGCTGAGTTTTGTTTCATTAACTCTACTTTTTAATCCCACATAGCTTGATGTTCTTCAAGCGAtgtgatttataaaaaaaatccatgtgtctctcaattaaaaaagaaaattatcgtTAAGTGAGACGATTAAGAGAAACAAAACCTTACGAACCCGACCTGATGTATCCACAGATCTTAAAATCTTACACTTTGTATCCCACCGTATTTGCTTATATATGCGTAACAATTGTATTGTAAACGATAACTTGATCTGAATGAAAAGCATCTTCTCTTCTCACCGTCTGGTTCCGTCTCTAACGTTCTCCTACTTCTGCGACTGTCTTTATTTCTAATCTTATTATTCTTCAACTTCATTTCCGCAATATagcaaagcggataatatttattgatatacatatatgtgtgcgtTTGTGATCGACTCGAAAATTGAAACCGATATGTCATGCAACATATATATCGATCTAGAAAGGTCATGCATAAAACACtacttgaatatatatatatatatatatatatatatatatgtatatgtatatataagagTATTTTCATGGTGGCCGCCGCTACACCCTTCACATAAATGCTGTAGGTGTCCGTCAAAATCTTTCATTGCCAAGTTGAAAATTTAATATTCTTCattctagattttttttatttttttataatttattcttCAATTCTGACCTTTCAACGGACAGAATGGTTAGGGCCTTTGGGGCATTGAACCTTTGACTTGGTAAAAAGGAAGTGTTGAGTCGACCACTACACCATAGTGACGACAAACCATCACTATCGAGTTGGCAAAGCAAAGGAAAGATAAAAAGTAAGTCCTTCACCTCCAATGGTATACCTGAGTCTTCAAGAGTATTGGGCAaactctaagagtgtgtttggattgagggatttggggggaagggaagagaatggaggggagggggagagaagggaatggaggggaagggggactatttttccctctcccatgtttgggtagataaaaaaaagaaggaaagaaaatttgtttaatttactaatttatccttatttttatgttaaaatattatgtacaagggtaaaatagatatttaacttataaatgacttaattagtaatcccttccctccaaatgactccattttggagagaaagaattttgacaaaaatttaaagaaatcttcctcccaaatcccctcaaatccctccccttaatttttaataaactatccaaacaagggaattagaaggaaactctatttcccttcctttcccttccctccaaatccctcaatccaaacacactctaagagtgtgtttggattgagggatttggaggggaggggaggggaggggaggggaggggagttTCGTTccaattatcttgtttggatagtttataaaaaattgaggggagggatttgaggggatttgggaggaagatttcattaaatttttgtcaaaattctttcctcccaaaatggagtcatttggagggaagagaatactaattaagttacttataagtttaaaacatattttacgcttggacataacacttaaacataaaaaataaggataaactagtaaattaaactacttttcttttctttatcttttttttatctatccaaacataagAGAtgaaaatgtattttcccttccattatcttcccttctcttccttccctttccctttccctttcccttccccccaaatccctcaatccaaacacactctaagagaagtcatttttaaaaaaaaaattaaatgttgtATGTTATTTAAATGAATTTGGGGGTTGGAGCTACTATAATATTGAtatgttttcaaaaatatgagGTGTTAAGTGGCGGTCCATGTCATCACGTCTCAACGGTCATGATTTTAAGTCCCAAGTAACCTAGCTTTAGGTGAATTTTGTGAATCATATGCTATTGAGCGAAGGTTTTTACCAACTTGCACTTTGGTGGGATTTTGGTGACGGATTCGTCCTATAAACAACAACTATTAATAACTTGTTGTGATAGTGACTGATGAAGCTGCTAATAAGTTTTATGTGGATTAGGATGGCATGCATGGGTCTCATGTTCGCTAAAATGACCGTATCTTTGAACTCGGTTGTTTATTTTGGACCCATAATATATCAAATCGGAATTTATTTCGAGCCTAATGACATGGTCTTAAATACTACGACATTAAGTGCCCTTTTTCAGCATAAAAAATAGACGTTTTGATGGATTTTTGGTCACTTTTAGTATTTTTACAGTTTGAAGCAtgcttttatttatatttttcatatcttcGAAAATTTTCtgctttaatatttatttatttttattagttaGGATTTGATTAAGGTCTCATTTCACTATTTAAGATTGTAACATCTCTTGAGAGAGCCGCTTTTATCGACTTTTGGACCTTTATCTTCTTTCTTGATCATCTTGCGATTTCTTTGAATttcaaagaaggaaagaaaattaaagtaATTAATCAGAATGATCGGCTGGAGCAATTAATGTGTGATTACATAGATTAGTATATTGAAGTGGAAATTAACGCAAAAATTTGGACCCACAAAATGGATTATTATCAAAGATTCACAAGGATTAATGGGGCTTATTTTGATGTCGTACAACCTACAAACAGAGAACATGATTAGATTGCATATTTATCATCTGgtctaaattaaaaataaagcaaaatcCAATCATATGATATATATCAATCAAAAATCACAAATGTGTTGgaaccatttttatttttgtatactTATACACACATACACTTACCCTTCAGATAACCGATATGAACCTAAATTTCCACCAGCATGTAGAGAAATTTTCCActtgacgacatgataagttgtgCCAAAACCAAGTGTGGCCACAAATATATttgatgtatacatacatacatacatacatacacacacatatatataatttcatacATATTAGTAGATTAAATGTACATATCTCAATTTTGATACTATGAAATTGCAACTACTCTCCATGCTCTCAAAATTTATGAAACAAATTCCCAATTAATTTTGAATAATAATATTAGTTAGAGAGTAGGACCTCTTTCACGTGAACACCTCATGCATGAATAAATACAAAACAAGCCgtccccccccccctcctccCCTCTATCTCTCTCactaatatttaatattatttccTTATAGGGTTTGAACATTGAAGCCAAATTAAGACaccatatgtgtatatataaacacaACAAGTCACACAAAAAAACTCAATCAAGACTCTCCTTCCAACAAGACATGGATTTCTTCCTCAATGAAGACCAAAAGCACCTCAACACACCCAATTACACCAAACACATGAGCAAAAAGAGGCTAAGAAAAGACCAAGTGAGGCTCCTTGAGAGAAGTTTCACAACACACAAGAAACTAGAGCCAGAACTCAAGCTCCAACTCTCAAACCAACTTGGTGTCCCACCAAGACAAGTAGCAATTTGGTACCAAAACAAGAAAGCAAGATGGAAGACACAAAGCTTGGAGATTGACTACAACACACTCCAAGTCAAGCTTGAACATGCATTGCTTGAGAAAACTaggttagagagagaagtcatggaGCTTCAAGGAGAGGTAAGAAGAGCTCAAGAGATTATGCTTCAATTTGGTTTCAATTACCAAAGAATGGTTCCTCCTAAGCCTCATCATGCTCAAgctcctccccctccccctcctcctcctcctcatgaGGTTTCTTGTAATAATTCTAGTGATGAGGGAGGTGGGTCTAGCTTGAATAATAATTATGAAGATGTTAATGGTGGTGAAGTCTTGCAAATGGAGGACCTCTATGATTGCTTGATTGGTGGAGGCAGTGGGTCAACATGGGCCTAAATTAAGTGCAATGTTTTGTGCCAAACAAATTGTGTTAATTACTATAGTAATTATTGTAAAAAATAATTGCTTATATACTTGTTTACTCACATATTAATTGGCACCCACTTTTTCTCATGGATAAAAATAGTAAGTTTGTAAAATTATTGGCATTTATTGGGATGGAATATATACAATGTgggttgattttgatttttgtatggATGGTGCATGTCtcaaataaatatatacatttggGACTGATGACATTAATTCATTGGCCCTggatgttaattttttttgtagctATTAAATTGGAAATGTCTTTAGTTTCATGATTGGAGTAAAATTCAACTGGTTTTTGTCAAATGTTGATGGATATGGACGTCTCGTCTCCAAGGTACCACTTGTTCCACATGTCCAACTTTTTAGGTGGAGCAAGCGGGATTTGTAGTTGTATACTCTCATCGTGAGTTCTCAAGTGTGGACGTTTGTAATGTTAAGTTTAACGTTTTTATATGTACTCAAAAGTTAAACAGACGAGAGCCTCGTTGGTTCACAGAAAGAACAGACCCTGTAACAGGTAAAGTTAGGGACGTTCGCATGTGAGCAGCGGTGATACCTCCATTGCTGCTTCAACTAATTGACTAATTTGCTAGGAGAATCAATATTACACCCACATTTACGATTCAAATCAGTCTAAAGATTTTCGCAAAGAGAGTGGAACGGAGCGTTTAATTTGACTTCAAAAACTGTGCGTTTTATGCTCAGCCCCAAGGTCTTAAATCGTTCGTCCCAAGAAAAGAGCGCGAATTCTACAAGACTGACAATCCCACAGCCCGAAGCGGAAATTTCTCTGCACTACTGAATCGGCCATCGCTGAAACATCTCCGCCTTGTCTTTGTTTTCCAAAATAAACAAGACCCCAAAAACTAAGAGACTCTAATGGCTTCAACCTCGGCTTCTCGGCCCGATGGCGTCACCGGAAGGATGAGAAACGCGGCTTCAACAATCTGCTCCGACAACCAGTCTCTCATTGCTGTGAGTCTCCACAATCCTGACAATTTCACTTTCCTTTCTGTATCTAATAAAATAATTGTGCAATTTTTCAAACCCTAACACCGCGTTATTTGATTTCCCTGGGTCATTCTAGTAAATGAAGTGTACATAGAAGTTATGTTTTTGGtgaaaatttagggtttttttccGCCGAACGAAGCTGTACGCATTGTATGCAATTTCGTTTGATTTGCTTATTTAGTGGAAGGGCGTGCTTCAGGTGCATAACTTATTTTTATGCGTGTGTTTGCGTTTCTTTGTGTCTTCAAAATCTCTTCATCATTGTGACTGCTTGGTCTTAGAAGAAAATCTAATGCTTCAAGAGTGTAACATGGATTATGGTAATGCATTTTTGAAGAATGATGTGATGAACTGATTTGGTTCCACTTTTTTGCTCTTTACTTTTGAAAAACCAGGTTATGTTGTCATCCAAATATCACGACCTTCAAGTGTTTTGAGATGCTAtctgatttgagttttttttttttgagagaaaatttttttttattaacggCACCa includes the following:
- the LOC119989586 gene encoding uncharacterized protein LOC119989586, with amino-acid sequence MIGVEVLSIELTLSPAFVLLLVQVLTILQAGPMGPTTQPTLLSHRIRLGSESDSHCFLVLLRFTTLLIVILVYWIISITCYQGNEALVPVLRLCVCFDMSTTRSGRQYNTTESRLEQLMESMSRRMDLLADKVDTVWEHLFPTALNAVDPLVDGANPVDEDSGPDRGSRASSPDSLADPMDLPKQDDLPAPGHNPPPTVLPPPPPVPPHLRYPPPRLPPQRHPPPLPRFPEASVRQPEPPPPYPYPPYPHIPPQYPLGPHSTPHNSYGEAYYAPSHPDRVGHPRQYDHYTDVSRRVKLEVSDFSGNMEPNEFKDWLTALEEYLQWYSVPDWSKVQLVKAKLKGAAKVWWLNVEEQQYRLQQPEITDWEIMKARLSKKYLPKNYRALKFRELLNLRQDRSSVDEYAHRFHDLSVRSGVTEDEEQTVTRFINGLNEEIKKHMLSMQLSLTSLEEAHQLTKEIETQMKLSTSRPRPTSFESKPTDVRGLRNKPESSNMVPGRHNHSGKAVDKPSEGTGLRCYKCNGRGHYAVLCPTKNQKVALVCGNDLPDLTPDMTEETLLQDPAYEEEELEASTLPNCVIRRILTGQARTANSDEHWLRTSIFHTRVEFGTGVLDVIIDSGNGMNVVAEDLVNRMRLKMTKHPMPYRVSWVNDTSIPVKLQCLLSFSLGRYKDSVCCDVLLMTACQLLLGRPWLYDHDVSYQGRANTYSFIDKGRRITLKPMRPDSLKIPSNPISCPPKEPCPTKPQVLTMTQFDEACQETQLCLFVLVQPAQSKNTIDLPLDPELSQLLKEHAHIMPEDLPDHLPPMRSIQHAIDLIPGSSLPNLPSYRMNPKEHDELRRQVEGLLSKGFIRESTSPCAVPALLTPKKDGTWRMCVDSRAINKLTIKYRFPIPRIDDLTDQLCGAQVFSKIDLKSRYHQVRIRPGDEWKTAFKTRDGLYEWLVMPFGLSNAPSTFMRLMTHAFRPHIGKFVVIYFDDILVFSKSPSDHISHLRVVFQVLQAEQLFVNRQKCLFLQSQVTFLGFVISDRGIEADPDKIRAIVEWPTPTSTHDVRSFHGLATFYRRFIRGFSAIVAPLTECLKLSTFQWSDATNTAFLDIKTLMTHTPILRMPNFELVFEICCDASHIGIGGVLSQEGHPIAFFSEKLNECRKRYSTYDIELYALVQTVKHWKHYLVYREFILFTDLDSLRHIQSQQKLNARHARWFNFLQQFNFVIKHKAGKDNRVADALSRRNHLLVAFEATITGFEQFPHQYATDVDFAEVWTSITSGDQSTVGNYIIQNGFLFRDLRLCVPSGSIREFLILELHEGGLAGHFGIDKTLSLVEDRFFWPHLRRDVTKVVKQCRVCQINKGGKHNTGLYNPLPVPDHPWEHLSLDFILGLPKTAAGHDSVMVVVDRFSKMAHFVACSRTHDASRIASLFLRDVVRLHGLPLSLVSDRDSKFVSYFWKTLWIKLGTKLKYSSAFHPQIDGQTEVVNRSLGNLLRCLVNEQGSSWDVVLPIAEFAFNSSCNRTIGCSPFEATYGIQPKAPIDLHELPSKLRPSELALELADHLRSVHADIKRRIILSNDSYKQQADAHRRHVEFQDGDWGTYHKLHARKAGPYQIKQRLGPNAYLVELPGTLKISPIFNVEDLTLSSPPVDDSLPTPYLPSASPVEDAPASILDHQFVSTRRGGYDKFLVAWHDKPFSEAVWMTATQIQSTYPGLLERYVNQSSPELIPSSGEGIGASPNNTPSRPNGPDNTAHSP
- the LOC119989834 gene encoding homeobox-leucine zipper protein ATHB-52-like codes for the protein MDFFLNEDQKHLNTPNYTKHMSKKRLRKDQVRLLERSFTTHKKLEPELKLQLSNQLGVPPRQVAIWYQNKKARWKTQSLEIDYNTLQVKLEHALLEKTRLEREVMELQGEVRRAQEIMLQFGFNYQRMVPPKPHHAQAPPPPPPPPPHEVSCNNSSDEGGGSSLNNNYEDVNGGEVLQMEDLYDCLIGGGSGSTWA